A stretch of DNA from Variovorax paradoxus:
GTTCATCACTTCGTGTATTCACTGCCCCCCGAGGGGGCGCCGGCCTCCCTTGGGGCGGCCCGGCGGGAGGCCTACAAGTAATGCTCTACAAGCGAAACCCGCAGCTCAACAAGAACGGCGAGCTGATCCACCTGCTGTCGATTGAGGGCCTGCCCAAGGACATCGTCACGCACATCCTCGACACGGCCGCCAACTTCACGAGCGTGAGCGACCGCGAGGTGAAGAAGGTGCCGCTCTTGCGCGGCAAGAGCGTGTTCAACCTGTTCTTCGAGAACAGCACGCGTACGCGCACGACCTTCGAGATCGCGGCCAAGCGCCTGAGTGCCGACGTCATCAACCTGGACATCGCGCGCTCCTCGGCCACCAAGGGCGAGTCGCTGCTGGACACCATCGCCAACCTGAGCGCCATGGCCGCCGACCTGTTCGTGGTGCGCCACAGCGAGTCGGGCGCGCCGTACCTGATCGCACAGCATGTCGCGCCGCACGTGCACGTGGTGAACGCCGGCGACGGCCGCCACGCGCACCCGACGCAGGGGCTGCTCGACATGTACACGATCCGCCACTACAAGAAAGACTTCTCGAACCTCACGGTGGCGATCGTCGGCGACGTGCTGCATTCGCGCGTGGCGCGTTCGGACATCCATGCACTCACCACACTCGGCTGCGCCGAAGTGCGCGTGGTCGGCCCGAAGACGCTGGTGCCCGCCGACATGGCCGGCATGGGCGTGCGCGTGTGCCACACGCTCGAAGAAGGCATCAAGGACTGCGACGTCGTCATCATGCTGCGCCTGCAGAACGAGCGCATGAGCGGCGCGCTGCTGCCCTCGTCGCAAGAATTCTTCAAGACCTTCGGCCTCACGCAAGAGAAGCTGCAACTGGCCAAGCCCGACGCCATCGTCATGCACCCGGGCCCGATCAACCGCGGCGTCGAAATCGACTCCGCCGTGGTCGACGGCAAACAGAGCGTGATCCTTCCGCAGGTCACCTTCGGCATCGCGGTCCGCATGGCCGTGATGAGCATCGTCGCAGGCAACGAAGCATAGACATGTTGCTCGCCCCCAGTCTTCGCGCACTTCGTGTCGCTTCGCCAACCCCCTACCGGGGGCAACACCAGTGGCCCGGCAAAGCCGGTTCCACGGTGTTTCCCGAACAGGCCCTGACTGCCACCGGAAGTACAGACGCATGAACATCCTCATCACCAACGGCCGCGTCATCGACCCCGCCTCGGGCACCGACCAACAGACCGACATCGCCATCGCCGACGGCAAGATCGCCGGCATCGGGCACGCACCGGCAGGCTTCAAGCCCGAGCGCACCCTCGACGCCACGGGCTGCATCGTCACCCCCGGTCTCGTCGACCTCGCCGCGCGCCTGCGCGAGCCGGGCTACGAGCACGAAGGCATGCTCGAAAGCGAAATGGCCGCGGCCATCGCGGGCGGCGTGACCAGCCTCGTGTGCCCGCCCGACACCGACCCCGTGCTCGATGAGCCCGGCCTGGTCGAGATGCTCAAGTTCCGCGCCGAAAAACTGCAGCGCGCGCGCCTGTTCCCGCTCGGTGCGCTCACGCGCAACCTCGCCGGCGGTGTGCTCACCGAAATGGCCGAGCTCACCGAAGCCGGCTGCATCGGCTTCGGCCAGGCCGACGTGCCGCTGGCCGACACGCAGGTGCTGCAACGCGCGCTGTCGTACGCCAGCACCTTCGGTTACACCGTGTGGCTGCGCCCGCAAGACCGCGACCTCGGCAAGGGCGTCGCGGCCAGTGGCGCGCTCGCCACGCGGCTGGGCCTGGGCGGCGTGCCGGTGGCGGCCGAGACGATCGCCATCTTCACCATCATCGAAATGATGAAGAGCACCGGCGCGCGCGTGCACCTGTGCCGCGTGTCGAGCGCCCGCGGCGTGGCGCTGGTGCGCGACGCCAAGGCGCAGGGCCTGCCGCTCACCTGCGACGTCAGCATCAACTCGCTGCACCTGGCCGACACCGACATCGGCTTCTTCGACAGCCGCGCGCGCCTGAACCCACCGCTGCGCCAGCAGGGCGACCGCGACGCGCTCTCGGCCGCGCTGGCCGACGGCACCATCGACGCGCTGGTCTCCGACCACACGCCGGTCGAGGCCGATGCCAAGACGCTGCCTTTCGCCGAAGCCGAACCCGGCGCCACCGGCCTCGAACTGCTGCTGCCGCTCGCGCTGCAGTGGGGCGAGCGCAGCGGCGCGGGCGTGGCGCGCGCCATCGAGGTCATCACCTCGGCACCGGCACGGCTGCTGAACGCGGCCGACGCGGCCAGCGGCATCGGGCGCATCGTGCAGGGCGGCGTGGCCGACCTGTGCATTGCCGATCCGTCGCTCGAATGGCAGGTGGTGCCCGAAGCGCTGCGAAGCCAGGGCAAGCACACGCCGTTTTCCAGCTACCCGATGCAGGGGCGCGCGCGCCACACGCTGGTGGCCGGCCGCGTCGTGCACGGCTGAACGACAGCCCACATCGCCACAAATTACGCAGAAAAAAGAAGAAGAGGGCCCGCGTCCAGATGCTGCACTCGTTGAAGGCCGGCTGGCGATTGCTGCATGCGGCGTCGCATGCGCTGTCGGGCTGGTGGACGATCCGCTTCACCTTTCCGAACCTGTCGCCCGACGAGCGCAGCGCGCGCGTGCAGGCCTGGTCGGCGCGCATGCTGCAGATCATGGGCGTCACGCTGCGCGTGCAGGGCGA
This window harbors:
- a CDS encoding aspartate carbamoyltransferase catalytic subunit, whose product is MLYKRNPQLNKNGELIHLLSIEGLPKDIVTHILDTAANFTSVSDREVKKVPLLRGKSVFNLFFENSTRTRTTFEIAAKRLSADVINLDIARSSATKGESLLDTIANLSAMAADLFVVRHSESGAPYLIAQHVAPHVHVVNAGDGRHAHPTQGLLDMYTIRHYKKDFSNLTVAIVGDVLHSRVARSDIHALTTLGCAEVRVVGPKTLVPADMAGMGVRVCHTLEEGIKDCDVVIMLRLQNERMSGALLPSSQEFFKTFGLTQEKLQLAKPDAIVMHPGPINRGVEIDSAVVDGKQSVILPQVTFGIAVRMAVMSIVAGNEA
- a CDS encoding dihydroorotase; the protein is MNILITNGRVIDPASGTDQQTDIAIADGKIAGIGHAPAGFKPERTLDATGCIVTPGLVDLAARLREPGYEHEGMLESEMAAAIAGGVTSLVCPPDTDPVLDEPGLVEMLKFRAEKLQRARLFPLGALTRNLAGGVLTEMAELTEAGCIGFGQADVPLADTQVLQRALSYASTFGYTVWLRPQDRDLGKGVAASGALATRLGLGGVPVAAETIAIFTIIEMMKSTGARVHLCRVSSARGVALVRDAKAQGLPLTCDVSINSLHLADTDIGFFDSRARLNPPLRQQGDRDALSAALADGTIDALVSDHTPVEADAKTLPFAEAEPGATGLELLLPLALQWGERSGAGVARAIEVITSAPARLLNAADAASGIGRIVQGGVADLCIADPSLEWQVVPEALRSQGKHTPFSSYPMQGRARHTLVAGRVVHG